One window of Silvimonas iriomotensis genomic DNA carries:
- a CDS encoding 2-oxoglutarate dehydrogenase E1 component — translation MKRELEQLALNSHLFGGNAPFVEDLYEQYLEDPNLVDPGWRTYFDKLQQLPGATARDIPRAPIEESFRQLARQPRAMAVHASVAEDSVSRKQVEVLRMMQAYRLLGSRNATLDPLCRMDTDYVEELDPKFYGFTEADMALTFGTNIKSMERASLSEVIAFAKQTYCGNVGLEFMHMTNSEARKWVLEYFEERRSTPSFNKDQKLRILKQVTAAETLEQYLHKKYVGQKRFSLEGGDSMIPAMDYLVQMAGEQGIQEMVIGMAHRGRLNMLVNILGKQPRDLFSEFEGRPTTELPSGDVKYHNGFSADIPTPGGPIHLSLAFNPSHLEIVNPVVEGSVRARQQRRQDRTGDQVLPVLIHGDSAFIGLGTNQGTFNLSHTRGYGTGGTVHLVVNNQIGFTTSDTRDTRSTLYCTDIAKMVEAPIFHVNGDDPEAVCFVVHAAMEYRRVFKKDVVVDIVCFRKHGHNEADDPYLTQPMMYKRIAAHPGVRQKYADKLIAEGVVQAEQTAALITAYRAALDKGEHVEQTSLTDYKRSYAIDFSRYMGTHWRHPVVTSVPQADLARLTEKFTTVPEGFKLHRTVEKVVADRREMAAGNLNVDYGMAEHLAYATLLTEGYAVRISGEDSGRGTFNHRHAVFHDQNRERWDQGVYVPLQNLSDNQAHFAVIDSILNEEAVLAFEYGYASSAPDELVIWEAQFGDFANGAQVVIDQFIASGETKWGRLCGLTMMLPHGYDGAGPEHSSARVERFLQLCAEHNIQVVQPTEASQVFHMLRRQMVRPVRKPLIVIMSKRLLKAKNAASPIEHFTSGEFRNVIGDTAGLDAKKVKRVVVCAGQVYYDLDNARREREIKDIAIVRVEQLYPFPTEELQAEMEKYPNAREMVWVQEEPRNQGAWHQIRHRLESVTTQKQTLRYAGRPSSASPAVGYMSKHTAQLKAFLDDALTL, via the coding sequence ATGAAACGAGAGCTGGAACAGTTAGCATTGAATTCTCATTTGTTCGGCGGCAATGCCCCCTTTGTGGAGGACTTGTACGAGCAATATCTGGAAGATCCCAACCTGGTTGATCCGGGCTGGCGTACTTACTTCGACAAACTCCAGCAATTGCCTGGTGCCACCGCCCGCGATATTCCGCGCGCGCCGATCGAAGAGTCGTTCCGCCAGTTGGCCCGCCAGCCGCGCGCCATGGCTGTGCACGCTTCGGTGGCCGAGGATTCGGTCTCGCGCAAACAGGTAGAAGTGCTGCGCATGATGCAGGCCTACCGTCTGCTGGGCAGCCGCAATGCCACGCTGGACCCGCTGTGCCGCATGGACACAGACTACGTCGAAGAACTCGACCCCAAATTCTACGGTTTCACCGAAGCCGATATGGCGCTGACGTTCGGCACCAATATCAAATCGATGGAACGCGCGTCGTTGTCTGAAGTCATCGCCTTTGCCAAGCAGACCTACTGCGGCAATGTGGGCCTTGAGTTCATGCACATGACCAATTCCGAGGCCCGCAAATGGGTGCTGGAATACTTTGAAGAACGCCGCTCCACGCCGTCGTTCAACAAAGACCAGAAGCTGCGCATCCTCAAGCAAGTGACTGCTGCGGAAACGCTGGAGCAGTACCTGCACAAGAAATACGTCGGCCAGAAGCGTTTCTCGCTGGAAGGCGGCGATTCGATGATCCCGGCCATGGATTATCTGGTGCAGATGGCAGGCGAGCAGGGCATCCAGGAAATGGTGATCGGCATGGCCCACCGTGGCCGCCTGAACATGCTGGTCAATATTCTGGGCAAGCAGCCGCGCGATCTGTTCAGCGAGTTCGAAGGTCGTCCGACCACCGAACTGCCGTCTGGCGACGTGAAGTACCACAATGGTTTCTCGGCTGATATCCCGACCCCGGGCGGCCCGATCCATCTGTCGCTGGCGTTCAACCCGTCGCACCTGGAAATCGTCAACCCGGTGGTTGAGGGCTCGGTGCGCGCGCGTCAACAACGCCGCCAGGACCGCACGGGCGACCAGGTGTTGCCGGTGCTGATCCACGGTGACTCGGCCTTTATTGGTCTGGGCACCAACCAGGGTACGTTCAACTTGTCGCACACCCGTGGCTACGGCACGGGCGGTACGGTGCATCTGGTGGTCAACAACCAGATCGGCTTTACCACGTCCGACACGCGCGACACCCGTTCCACGCTGTACTGTACCGACATCGCCAAGATGGTCGAGGCGCCGATCTTCCACGTGAACGGGGATGATCCGGAGGCCGTGTGTTTTGTGGTGCACGCTGCCATGGAATACCGCCGCGTCTTCAAGAAAGATGTCGTGGTCGATATCGTTTGCTTCCGCAAGCACGGTCACAACGAGGCGGATGATCCGTACCTCACCCAGCCGATGATGTACAAGCGCATCGCCGCCCACCCGGGCGTGCGCCAGAAGTATGCCGACAAGCTGATCGCCGAAGGCGTGGTACAAGCCGAACAGACCGCCGCGCTGATCACCGCTTACCGCGCTGCGCTGGATAAAGGCGAGCACGTTGAGCAGACCTCGCTGACGGACTACAAGCGCTCTTACGCCATCGATTTCAGCCGCTACATGGGGACGCACTGGCGTCATCCGGTGGTGACTTCGGTACCGCAGGCCGACCTGGCCCGCCTGACCGAGAAATTCACCACCGTGCCGGAAGGCTTCAAGCTGCACCGTACGGTAGAGAAGGTGGTGGCAGATCGTCGCGAGATGGCTGCTGGCAACCTGAATGTCGACTACGGCATGGCCGAACATCTGGCCTACGCCACGCTCTTGACCGAAGGCTACGCCGTGCGTATCTCCGGTGAAGACTCCGGTCGCGGCACCTTCAACCACCGCCATGCCGTGTTCCACGACCAGAATCGTGAGCGCTGGGACCAGGGCGTGTACGTGCCGCTGCAAAACCTGTCGGATAACCAGGCGCACTTTGCGGTCATCGACTCCATCCTGAACGAAGAAGCGGTGCTGGCCTTTGAATACGGCTATGCGTCTTCTGCACCGGATGAACTTGTAATCTGGGAAGCGCAGTTCGGTGACTTCGCCAACGGCGCGCAGGTGGTGATTGACCAGTTCATCGCTTCCGGCGAAACCAAGTGGGGCCGTCTGTGTGGCCTGACCATGATGCTGCCGCACGGTTACGACGGTGCCGGTCCTGAGCATTCGTCGGCACGCGTCGAGCGTTTCCTGCAGTTGTGCGCCGAGCACAATATCCAGGTGGTGCAGCCGACTGAAGCCAGCCAGGTCTTCCACATGCTGCGTCGCCAGATGGTGCGCCCGGTCCGCAAGCCCTTGATCGTGATCATGAGCAAGCGTTTGCTGAAGGCCAAGAACGCCGCCAGCCCGATCGAACATTTCACCAGCGGCGAGTTCCGCAACGTGATTGGCGATACCGCCGGCCTGGATGCCAAGAAGGTCAAGCGCGTGGTGGTGTGTGCCGGTCAGGTGTATTACGACCTCGACAATGCCCGCCGCGAACGCGAGATCAAGGACATTGCCATTGTCCGCGTTGAGCAGCTGTACCCGTTCCCGACCGAAGAATTGCAGGCAGAAATGGAGAAATACCCCAATGCCCGCGAAATGGTCTGGGTGCAGGAAGAGCCGCGCAACCAGGGCGCCTGGCACCAGATCCGCCATCGTCTGGAAAGCGTGACCACGCAAAAGCAGACCCTGCGCTATGCCGGTCGCCCGTCGTCCGCATCGCCGGCCGTGGGTTACATGAGCAAGCACACCGCGCAGCTCAAGGCTTTCCTCGACGACGCACTGACCCTTTAA
- the sdhA gene encoding succinate dehydrogenase flavoprotein subunit has translation MSVPVRKFDAVIVGAGGAGLRAALQLSEAGLKTAVLSKVFPTRSHTVAAQGGISASLGNVQEDKWEWHMYDTVKGSDWLGDQDAIEFMCRQAPEVVVELEHFGMPFDRLENGKIYQRPFGGHMANFGKTPVQRACAAADRTGHAMLHTLYQRNVRANTQFFVEWMALDLIRDADGDVVGVTALEMETGETYVLHAKAVLFATGGAGRIYSASTNAFINTGDGLGMTVRAGIPLEDMEFWQFHPTGVAGAGVLITEGVRGEGGILLNANGERFMERYAPNAKDLASRDVVSRAMALEILEGRGCGKEKDHVLLKLDHLGPEIINHRLPGIREIAIKFAGVDPIKDPIPVVPTTHYMMGGIPTNYKGEVVAPQGDNPEVRVNGFYAAGECACASVHGANRLGTNSLLDLVVFGKSAGNSMIDFIRNERPDWKPLPENAEAFSLARLERLENQTGGEEVADVRAAMQKCVQLRAGVFRNDENLAKGVVEIKEIAERARRTQIKDKSKVWNTARTEALELENLIEVALATLISAEARKESRGAHAQDDHPDRHDDEWMKHTLYDGQKRSLSYKPVHTQPLSVEYIAPQKRVY, from the coding sequence ATGTCTGTTCCCGTTCGCAAATTTGATGCAGTCATCGTCGGTGCCGGTGGCGCCGGTCTGCGCGCAGCCCTGCAATTGTCTGAAGCCGGCCTGAAAACCGCCGTGCTGTCCAAGGTGTTCCCGACCCGTTCCCACACCGTTGCAGCACAAGGCGGCATCTCCGCCTCGCTGGGCAACGTGCAGGAAGACAAGTGGGAATGGCATATGTACGACACCGTGAAGGGGTCGGACTGGCTGGGCGATCAGGACGCGATTGAATTCATGTGCCGTCAGGCGCCAGAAGTGGTCGTTGAGCTGGAACACTTCGGCATGCCGTTTGACCGCCTGGAAAACGGCAAGATTTATCAGCGTCCGTTCGGTGGCCACATGGCCAACTTCGGCAAGACACCGGTGCAACGCGCCTGTGCCGCCGCTGACCGTACCGGCCACGCCATGCTGCACACGCTGTATCAGCGCAATGTGCGCGCCAACACCCAGTTCTTTGTGGAATGGATGGCGCTGGACCTGATCCGTGACGCCGATGGTGATGTGGTCGGCGTGACCGCGCTGGAAATGGAAACCGGCGAAACCTACGTGCTGCACGCCAAGGCGGTGTTGTTTGCTACTGGCGGTGCCGGTCGTATCTATTCTGCTTCCACCAACGCCTTTATCAATACGGGTGACGGTCTGGGCATGACCGTGCGGGCCGGTATTCCGCTGGAAGACATGGAGTTCTGGCAATTCCACCCGACCGGTGTGGCCGGTGCCGGCGTGCTGATTACCGAGGGCGTGCGTGGCGAAGGCGGCATTTTGCTGAACGCCAATGGCGAACGTTTCATGGAACGTTACGCCCCGAACGCCAAGGATCTGGCCTCCCGCGATGTGGTGTCCCGCGCCATGGCGCTGGAAATTCTGGAAGGCCGTGGCTGTGGCAAGGAAAAAGACCACGTTCTGCTCAAGCTCGATCACCTGGGCCCGGAAATCATCAACCATCGCCTGCCGGGTATCCGCGAAATCGCCATCAAGTTTGCTGGCGTAGATCCGATCAAAGACCCGATCCCGGTGGTACCCACCACGCACTACATGATGGGCGGCATTCCGACCAACTATAAGGGCGAAGTGGTGGCCCCGCAGGGTGACAACCCGGAAGTGCGCGTGAATGGTTTCTACGCTGCCGGCGAGTGCGCTTGTGCCTCGGTGCACGGCGCCAACCGTCTGGGTACCAACTCGCTGCTGGATCTGGTGGTGTTCGGCAAGTCTGCCGGCAACAGCATGATCGACTTCATCCGCAACGAGCGTCCGGACTGGAAGCCGCTGCCGGAAAACGCCGAAGCCTTCTCGCTGGCCCGCCTTGAGCGTCTGGAAAACCAGACCGGTGGTGAAGAAGTGGCCGACGTTCGCGCCGCCATGCAAAAGTGCGTGCAACTGCGCGCTGGCGTGTTCCGTAACGATGAGAACCTGGCCAAGGGCGTGGTGGAGATCAAAGAGATAGCCGAACGCGCCCGGCGCACCCAGATCAAGGACAAGTCCAAGGTCTGGAACACCGCCCGTACCGAAGCGCTGGAGCTGGAAAACCTGATCGAAGTGGCGCTGGCCACACTGATTTCGGCCGAAGCCCGTAAAGAATCGCGCGGTGCCCATGCCCAGGATGACCATCCGGATCGCCACGATGACGAATGGATGAAGCACACGCTGTACGACGGCCAGAAGCGCTCGCTGTCGTACAAGCCGGTGCATACCCAGCCGTTGTCGGTTGAATACATTGCTCCGCAAAAGCGCGTTTACTAA
- the odhB gene encoding 2-oxoglutarate dehydrogenase complex dihydrolipoyllysine-residue succinyltransferase, whose translation MIIEIKVPQLPESVAEATLLQWKKKEGEAVARDETLIDLETDKVVLEIPAPQAGVLVSIVKHEGDNVGSNEVIATIDTEAKAAGAAPAPAAAPAAQVTEDKKRVAEAAQAHGVEASAVGFGTAVMPAAKKLAADAGIDAGQVAGSGRGGRVLKEDVQAAIASGSKPAAAPTPAVPAFVLPQGDRQEQRVAMSRLRQRVAERLLESQQTNAILTTFNEVNMKPVMDLRNKYKDRFEKEHGVKLGFMGFFVKAAVHALKKYPIVNASVDGNEIVYHGYYDIGVAVGSPRGLVVPIIRNADQLSLADIEKTIADFGKRAQEGKLTVEELTGGTYTISNGGTFGSMMSTPIINPPQSAILGMHATKERAVVENGEVVVRPMMYLAQSYDHRIIDGREAVLSLVAIKEAIEDPSRLILDI comes from the coding sequence ATGATCATTGAAATCAAAGTCCCGCAACTGCCGGAATCCGTTGCTGAAGCCACCCTGTTGCAATGGAAGAAAAAAGAAGGCGAGGCGGTTGCCCGTGACGAAACGCTGATCGACCTGGAAACCGACAAGGTTGTGCTGGAAATCCCGGCACCGCAGGCGGGCGTGCTGGTGTCCATCGTCAAGCACGAAGGCGATAACGTCGGCAGCAATGAAGTGATCGCAACGATTGATACCGAAGCCAAGGCCGCAGGCGCTGCCCCGGCACCGGCCGCAGCACCGGCTGCACAAGTGACTGAAGACAAAAAGCGTGTGGCTGAAGCCGCACAAGCCCACGGCGTGGAAGCCTCTGCCGTTGGCTTTGGCACCGCCGTCATGCCGGCCGCCAAAAAGCTGGCCGCAGATGCAGGGATCGATGCCGGTCAGGTTGCCGGTTCTGGCCGCGGTGGTCGTGTACTGAAAGAAGACGTGCAAGCCGCCATTGCCTCTGGCAGCAAGCCTGCCGCTGCACCGACCCCGGCCGTGCCGGCCTTTGTGCTGCCGCAGGGTGATCGCCAGGAGCAGCGCGTGGCCATGAGCCGCCTGCGCCAGCGCGTGGCAGAGCGCCTGCTGGAATCGCAACAGACCAACGCCATCCTCACCACCTTCAATGAAGTGAACATGAAGCCGGTGATGGATCTGCGTAACAAGTACAAAGACCGTTTCGAGAAAGAACACGGCGTGAAGCTGGGCTTCATGGGTTTCTTCGTCAAGGCTGCCGTGCATGCCCTGAAGAAGTACCCGATTGTGAATGCCTCGGTAGACGGTAACGAGATTGTCTACCACGGCTACTACGATATCGGCGTGGCCGTCGGCAGCCCGCGTGGCCTTGTGGTGCCGATCATCCGCAATGCTGACCAGCTGAGCCTGGCGGACATCGAAAAGACCATCGCTGACTTTGGCAAGCGCGCCCAGGAAGGCAAGCTGACCGTGGAAGAACTCACTGGCGGCACGTACACCATCTCTAACGGCGGCACGTTCGGCTCCATGATGTCGACCCCGATCATCAACCCGCCGCAATCGGCGATCCTGGGCATGCATGCCACCAAGGAACGCGCTGTGGTCGAGAACGGTGAAGTGGTTGTGCGCCCGATGATGTACCTGGCCCAGTCTTACGATCACCGCATCATCGACGGCCGCGAAGCCGTGTTGAGCCTGGTGGCGATCAAGGAAGCGATTGAAGACCCGAGCCGTCTGATTCTGGACATCTGA
- a CDS encoding succinate dehydrogenase iron-sulfur subunit — MKMHFQLYRYNPDVDAKPYMQDYHVELEPSDKKLLDALVRLKAVDDTLSFRRSCREGVCGSDAMNINGKNGLACITDLTELKQPVQIRPLPGLPVIRDLIVDMTQFFKQYHSIKPYVINNDPAPERERLQSPEDREELDGLYECILCACCSTSCPSFWWNPDKFVGPAGLLAAYRFIADTRDTAINERLDNLEDPYRLFRCHTIMNCVDVCPKHLNPTKAIGKIKDLMVKRVV; from the coding sequence ATGAAAATGCATTTCCAGCTGTACCGTTACAACCCGGATGTCGACGCCAAGCCCTACATGCAGGACTACCACGTCGAACTGGAACCGTCTGACAAGAAGCTGCTGGACGCGCTGGTTCGCCTCAAGGCCGTGGATGACACACTGAGCTTTCGGCGTTCCTGCCGTGAAGGCGTGTGCGGTTCTGATGCCATGAACATCAACGGCAAGAATGGTCTGGCCTGTATTACCGACCTGACCGAACTGAAGCAGCCGGTGCAGATCCGCCCGCTGCCGGGCCTGCCGGTGATCCGCGATCTGATCGTGGACATGACCCAGTTCTTCAAGCAATACCACTCGATCAAGCCGTATGTGATCAACAACGATCCGGCCCCGGAGCGTGAGCGTCTGCAATCGCCGGAAGACCGCGAAGAACTCGACGGCCTGTACGAGTGTATTCTGTGCGCCTGCTGTTCCACGTCGTGCCCGTCGTTCTGGTGGAACCCGGACAAGTTCGTTGGCCCGGCCGGCCTGCTGGCGGCGTACCGCTTTATTGCCGATACCCGCGACACCGCCATCAACGAGCGTCTGGACAACCTGGAAGACCCGTACCGTCTGTTCCGTTGCCACACCATCATGAACTGCGTTGATGTGTGTCCGAAGCATCTGAACCCGACGAAGGCGATTGGCAAGATCAAAGACCTGATGGTCAAGCGCGTGGTGTGA
- the lpdA gene encoding dihydrolipoyl dehydrogenase encodes MAQQFDVLVIGGGPGGYVAAIRAAQLGFKTACVDEFKNAEGKQSLGGTCLNVGCIPSKALLESSENWERVNHKFAAHGITVSGAKFDVSKMLERKDGIVAKLTGGIGFLFKKNKVTSLFGHGKLLSRNGDKWQVEVTESGKTEVVEATHVIIATGSVPRQLPGLPVDNKVVLDNIGALSIPDVPKKLGVIGAGVIGLEMGSVWKRLGADVTILEAAPGFLLAADEAIAKEAQKIFIKELGLKISTGVKINSTKAAAKSVKVEYTDNEGKDHTETFDKLIVSIGRVPNTWNLAEQAVGLPLDARGFIEVDADCRTSLPNLWAVGDVVRGPMLAHKASEEGVAVAERIAGQHPHIDFNTVPWVIYTSPEMAWVGKTEQQLKAEGVEYRKGQFPFGPNGRALGLGETAGFVKMLADAKTDRILGVHIIGPFASELITEAVVAMEFNASSEDLARIVHAHPSLSEAVHEAALGVDKRGLHS; translated from the coding sequence ATGGCACAACAATTTGACGTACTGGTCATTGGCGGTGGCCCCGGTGGTTACGTGGCTGCTATCCGCGCTGCGCAACTCGGTTTCAAGACGGCCTGCGTAGACGAATTCAAGAACGCCGAAGGCAAGCAAAGCCTGGGCGGCACTTGCCTGAACGTGGGTTGTATCCCGTCCAAGGCATTGCTGGAATCGTCCGAGAACTGGGAACGCGTGAACCACAAGTTCGCCGCCCATGGCATCACGGTATCCGGTGCGAAGTTTGATGTTTCCAAAATGCTGGAACGCAAGGACGGCATCGTTGCCAAGCTCACCGGCGGCATCGGTTTCCTGTTCAAGAAGAACAAGGTCACCAGCCTGTTTGGCCACGGCAAGCTCTTGAGCCGCAATGGCGACAAGTGGCAAGTCGAAGTGACGGAGTCGGGCAAGACCGAAGTCGTTGAAGCGACCCACGTCATCATCGCCACCGGTTCCGTGCCGCGTCAGCTGCCGGGCCTGCCGGTGGACAACAAGGTTGTGCTCGATAACATCGGCGCGCTGTCGATTCCGGATGTGCCCAAGAAGCTGGGCGTGATCGGGGCAGGCGTGATCGGCCTGGAAATGGGCTCGGTCTGGAAGCGTCTGGGTGCCGATGTCACCATCCTTGAAGCGGCCCCGGGTTTCTTGCTGGCTGCGGATGAAGCCATTGCCAAGGAAGCGCAGAAGATTTTCATCAAGGAACTGGGCCTGAAGATCAGCACCGGTGTGAAGATCAACAGCACCAAGGCCGCGGCCAAGTCGGTCAAGGTGGAATACACCGACAACGAAGGCAAGGATCACACCGAGACTTTCGACAAGCTGATCGTGTCGATCGGCCGCGTGCCCAATACCTGGAACCTGGCCGAACAAGCCGTTGGCCTGCCGCTGGACGCCCGTGGTTTCATCGAGGTAGACGCCGATTGCCGCACCAGCCTGCCCAACCTGTGGGCCGTGGGTGACGTGGTGCGTGGCCCGATGCTGGCGCACAAGGCGTCGGAAGAGGGCGTGGCCGTGGCTGAACGCATTGCCGGCCAGCACCCGCACATCGACTTCAACACCGTGCCGTGGGTGATCTACACCAGCCCGGAAATGGCCTGGGTGGGCAAGACCGAACAACAACTCAAGGCCGAAGGCGTTGAATACCGCAAGGGCCAGTTCCCGTTTGGCCCCAACGGCCGCGCACTGGGCCTCGGGGAGACTGCCGGCTTTGTCAAAATGCTGGCTGATGCCAAAACCGATCGCATCCTGGGCGTGCACATCATCGGCCCGTTTGCCTCGGAACTGATTACCGAAGCCGTGGTAGCCATGGAATTCAATGCTTCGTCTGAAGACCTGGCCCGCATTGTTCATGCGCATCCGTCGCTGTCTGAAGCCGTGCATGAAGCGGCTCTGGGCGTCGACAAGCGCGGTTTGCATTCTTGA
- a CDS encoding FAD assembly factor SdhE has translation MDEVEKKRIVWRSRRGLLELDIQLERFVRDVVPGFSDAEWLAYSQMLLLSDNDLLDYLNGKAQCPDQGLVPMIERVRAQR, from the coding sequence GTGGACGAAGTTGAAAAGAAACGCATCGTCTGGCGGTCACGCCGGGGTTTGCTGGAGCTGGACATCCAGTTGGAGCGCTTTGTGCGCGACGTGGTGCCCGGGTTCAGTGATGCTGAATGGTTAGCCTATTCGCAGATGTTGTTGCTCTCTGATAACGATTTGCTGGATTACCTGAACGGCAAGGCGCAGTGCCCGGATCAGGGCCTTGTGCCGATGATCGAACGGGTTCGCGCGCAGAGATAG
- the gltA gene encoding citrate synthase, whose product MAENKVTLTYTGGTIDLPVQSGTLGPDVVDIRTFSKTGMFTYDPGFLATASCESAITFIDGDQGQLYYRGYPIEQLAEHSDYLETCYLLIFGELPTAEQKADFVKTVTRHTMVHDQMTRFFQGFRRDAHPMAMMVGVTGALSAFYQDSLDINNPRHREVTMYRLISKIPTIAAMCYRYSKGLPFNYPKNDLSYAANFLQMMFATPCEDYKPNPVLVRALDRIFTLHADHEQNASTSTVRLAGSSGANPFACIAAGIACLWGPSHGGANEAVLKMLDEIGSVDNVPAFMEGVKNKTHKLMGFGHRVYKNMDPRAAIMKKTCDDVLKELGLENDPKFKLAMALEKIALEDPYFIERKLYPNVDFYSGIVLTALNIPVSMFTVIFALARTVGWISHWNEMISDPGMKIGRPRQLYTGSPRRDYVPVEKRK is encoded by the coding sequence ATGGCAGAAAACAAAGTTACTCTGACTTACACCGGCGGCACCATTGACCTGCCGGTCCAGTCGGGCACGCTGGGTCCCGATGTGGTGGATATCCGCACGTTCTCCAAAACCGGGATGTTTACTTATGACCCGGGTTTCCTGGCGACCGCCTCGTGCGAATCCGCGATCACCTTTATTGATGGTGATCAGGGCCAGCTTTACTACCGTGGTTACCCGATTGAGCAACTGGCAGAGCATTCCGACTACCTGGAAACCTGCTATCTGCTGATTTTCGGTGAACTGCCGACGGCCGAACAAAAGGCCGACTTCGTCAAGACCGTGACCCGCCACACCATGGTGCACGACCAGATGACCCGTTTCTTCCAGGGTTTCCGTCGTGACGCGCACCCGATGGCGATGATGGTTGGCGTGACCGGTGCCTTGTCTGCGTTCTATCAGGACAGCCTGGACATCAACAATCCGCGTCACCGCGAAGTGACCATGTACCGCCTGATCTCCAAGATCCCGACGATCGCGGCCATGTGTTATCGCTACAGCAAGGGTCTGCCGTTCAACTATCCGAAGAACGACCTCTCTTACGCGGCCAACTTCCTGCAAATGATGTTTGCCACCCCGTGCGAAGACTACAAGCCCAACCCGGTGCTGGTCCGCGCGCTGGATCGCATCTTCACGCTGCATGCTGATCACGAACAGAACGCTTCGACTTCGACCGTGCGTCTGGCCGGTTCGTCGGGCGCCAACCCGTTTGCATGTATCGCCGCCGGTATCGCATGTCTGTGGGGCCCGTCGCATGGTGGCGCCAACGAAGCCGTGCTGAAAATGCTCGACGAAATCGGTTCGGTCGACAACGTGCCGGCGTTCATGGAAGGCGTGAAGAACAAGACCCACAAGCTGATGGGTTTTGGTCACCGTGTTTACAAGAACATGGACCCGCGCGCCGCCATCATGAAAAAGACCTGCGACGACGTACTGAAAGAACTGGGTCTGGAAAACGATCCGAAGTTCAAGCTGGCCATGGCGCTGGAAAAGATCGCCCTGGAAGACCCGTACTTCATCGAACGCAAGCTCTACCCGAACGTCGATTTCTACTCCGGCATCGTGCTGACCGCGCTGAACATTCCGGTTTCCATGTTCACCGTGATCTTCGCGCTGGCCCGTACCGTGGGCTGGATCAGCCACTGGAACGAAATGATTTCCGATCCGGGCATGAAGATCGGCCGTCCGCGCCAGTTGTACACCGGCTCGCCGCGTCGTGATTACGTGCCGGTCGAGAAGCGCAAGTAA
- the sucC gene encoding ADP-forming succinate--CoA ligase subunit beta: MNLHEYQAKELLAKYGLPVQRGILADSAEAAAAAYDQLGGKFAVVKAQVHAGGRGKAGGVKVVKSREEAAEVAKTLIGTNLVTYQTDAAGQPVHSVLVCEDMYPVQRELYLGAVVDRGSQRIVFMVSTEGGVEIEKVAEETPEKIIKIEVNPLTGMQPFQARDAAFALGLAGAQVKSFEKLMLGAYQAFVENDFALFEVNPLALRENGELACVDGKINLDSNALFRHPDLLAQRDKSQENEREVKASEFELNYVALEGNIGCMVNGAGLAMATMDIIKLKGGQPANFLDVGGGATKERVIEAFKLILADTSVQGVLINIFGGIVRCDMIAEAIIAAVKEVNVTVPVVVRLEGNNAELGAKILDDSGLKLTSAQGLNDAAQKIVAAVAAL; encoded by the coding sequence ATGAATCTGCATGAATACCAGGCCAAGGAACTGCTGGCCAAATACGGTCTGCCGGTACAACGTGGCATTCTGGCGGACAGCGCAGAAGCTGCCGCTGCTGCGTACGACCAGCTGGGTGGCAAGTTTGCCGTGGTCAAGGCCCAGGTTCACGCCGGTGGCCGTGGCAAGGCCGGTGGCGTGAAAGTGGTGAAGAGCCGCGAAGAAGCCGCTGAAGTTGCGAAGACCCTGATCGGCACCAACCTCGTGACCTACCAGACTGACGCCGCCGGCCAGCCGGTGCACAGCGTGCTGGTGTGTGAAGACATGTACCCGGTGCAGCGCGAACTGTACCTGGGCGCCGTGGTGGATCGCGGTTCGCAGCGCATCGTATTCATGGTTTCCACTGAAGGTGGCGTGGAAATCGAGAAGGTGGCTGAAGAGACCCCGGAAAAGATCATCAAGATTGAAGTGAACCCGCTGACCGGCATGCAACCGTTCCAGGCACGTGATGCTGCGTTTGCACTGGGTCTGGCTGGCGCACAGGTGAAGTCGTTCGAAAAACTGATGCTGGGCGCATACCAGGCCTTCGTCGAAAACGACTTCGCCCTGTTTGAAGTGAACCCGCTGGCCCTGCGTGAAAACGGCGAACTGGCCTGCGTGGACGGCAAGATCAACCTGGACTCCAACGCACTGTTCCGTCACCCGGACCTGCTGGCCCAGCGCGACAAGTCGCAAGAGAACGAGCGTGAAGTGAAGGCCTCCGAGTTCGAACTGAACTACGTGGCGCTGGAAGGCAATATCGGTTGTATGGTGAACGGCGCCGGTCTGGCGATGGCCACCATGGACATCATCAAGCTCAAGGGTGGCCAGCCGGCCAACTTCCTGGACGTGGGCGGTGGTGCGACCAAAGAGCGCGTGATCGAAGCGTTCAAGCTGATCCTGGCCGATACCTCGGTGCAGGGCGTGCTGATCAACATCTTCGGCGGTATTGTCCGTTGCGACATGATCGCTGAAGCCATTATCGCCGCCGTGAAGGAAGTGAACGTGACCGTGCCGGTTGTGGTGCGTCTGGAAGGCAACAACGCCGAACTGGGCGCCAAGATTCTGGATGATTCCGGTCTGAAGCTGACTTCTGCCCAAGGCCTGAACGACGCAGCACAGAAGATCGTCGCGGCTGTTGCCGCGCTGTGA